One genomic segment of Microbacterium maritypicum includes these proteins:
- the proC gene encoding pyrroline-5-carboxylate reductase: MADSLPSLAFLGAGSMGGAILRGVVASGIRIDGGITATNRTAEKAEAFADLDGVTSVALAERPEGNVEAAAGARIVLVGVKPAMVPDLLREIAPHLAADAIVVSVAAGVTLQTFADVLGPEARVIRSMPNTPSTVRKGVTGLAAGAAVPAEDLALVRRLFETVGAVVEVPESQIDALSTISGSGPAYVYLLIEEFTKAAVGMGFADADARLMVEQTFIGATALIDASGEEPAELRRRVTSPKGTTERAIAVLQDAHLDRTFAQAADAALARARELAAGA; this comes from the coding sequence ATGGCTGATTCGCTTCCTTCCCTCGCTTTCCTCGGTGCCGGCTCGATGGGCGGTGCGATCCTGCGCGGAGTGGTCGCCTCGGGCATCCGGATCGACGGCGGGATCACCGCGACGAACCGCACCGCGGAGAAGGCGGAGGCGTTCGCCGACCTCGACGGCGTCACGAGCGTCGCCCTCGCCGAGCGTCCGGAGGGCAACGTCGAGGCAGCCGCGGGAGCGCGGATCGTGCTGGTCGGCGTGAAGCCGGCGATGGTGCCCGATCTGTTGCGCGAGATCGCCCCGCACCTCGCCGCCGACGCGATCGTGGTGAGTGTCGCCGCCGGCGTTACGTTGCAGACCTTCGCCGATGTGCTCGGTCCTGAAGCCCGAGTCATCCGCTCGATGCCCAACACTCCGTCGACCGTGCGCAAGGGCGTCACCGGTCTCGCCGCCGGCGCTGCGGTCCCGGCCGAGGATCTCGCTCTCGTCCGCCGCCTCTTCGAGACCGTCGGGGCTGTCGTCGAGGTGCCGGAGTCTCAGATCGATGCGTTGTCGACGATCTCGGGCTCAGGGCCCGCCTACGTCTACCTGCTGATCGAGGAGTTCACGAAGGCCGCCGTCGGCATGGGATTCGCCGATGCGGATGCGCGGCTCATGGTCGAGCAGACGTTCATCGGGGCGACAGCCCTGATCGATGCCTCGGGGGAGGAGCCGGCAGAGTTGCGCCGTCGCGTCACGAGCCCGAAGGGAACGACCGAACGGGCGATCGCCGTGCTGCAGGACGCGCACCTCGATCGCACTTTCGCCCAGGCTGCGGACGCCGCACTCGCACGGGCCAGGGAGCTCGCCGCCGGAGCCTGA
- the tadA gene encoding tRNA adenosine(34) deaminase TadA: MTAADDLAMARALVLAAEAAAASEIPVGAVVLDPDGRIIAEGRNTREETHDPTGHAEIEALRRAAAVVGSWNLEGHTLVVTLEPCVMCAGAVLQARIGRVVFGAWDDKAGAAGSMYDVLRDRRLPYRAEVIGGVAADAATALLRSFFEQRR, encoded by the coding sequence ATGACCGCTGCCGACGACCTCGCGATGGCGCGCGCCCTCGTGCTCGCGGCCGAGGCTGCGGCGGCCTCGGAGATCCCCGTCGGCGCGGTGGTCCTCGACCCCGACGGGCGGATCATCGCCGAGGGTCGCAACACCCGCGAGGAGACCCACGATCCGACGGGTCACGCCGAGATCGAAGCGCTCCGACGTGCCGCGGCAGTGGTCGGCTCCTGGAATCTCGAGGGGCACACGCTCGTGGTGACTCTCGAACCGTGCGTCATGTGTGCCGGGGCGGTCCTGCAGGCCCGTATCGGTCGCGTGGTTTTCGGTGCCTGGGACGACAAGGCGGGCGCGGCGGGCTCGATGTACGACGTGTTGCGCGACCGGCGGCTGCCCTACCGTGCCGAGGTCATCGGCGGTGTCGCGGCCGATGCGGCGACGGCGCTCCTGCGCTCGTTCTTCGAGCAGCGGCGCTGA
- the nadE gene encoding ammonia-dependent NAD(+) synthetase, producing MSLQKQISEDLGVRPEIDPESEVERRVGFLVDYLRTTGAKGYVLGISGGQDSTLAGRLAQLAVERVRAEGGEAKFLAVRLPYRVQHDAADAEAALDFIAPDSSVEVNIQNGVDGVEEDIEFAVTSDISDFNRGNIKARVRMVTQYALAGHDGMLVIGTDHAAEAVTGFYTKFGDGAADILPLSGLSKRQGRSMLQFLDAPDRLAFKVPTADLLDGQPGRADEDELGLTYEQIDDFLEGRDVDPEVAGRIEARYLATQHKRHLPVTPDDTWWR from the coding sequence ATGTCGTTGCAGAAGCAGATCTCTGAAGACCTCGGCGTCAGGCCCGAGATCGACCCCGAGTCCGAGGTCGAGCGTCGGGTCGGATTCCTCGTCGACTACCTCCGAACGACCGGGGCGAAGGGCTACGTGCTCGGGATCTCCGGTGGGCAGGACTCCACGCTGGCCGGTCGCCTGGCGCAGCTCGCCGTCGAGCGGGTGCGGGCGGAGGGAGGGGAGGCGAAGTTCCTCGCCGTGCGCCTGCCTTACCGTGTGCAGCACGATGCCGCAGACGCCGAGGCCGCCCTCGACTTCATCGCGCCCGACTCCTCGGTCGAGGTCAACATCCAGAACGGCGTCGACGGTGTCGAGGAAGACATCGAGTTCGCGGTCACGAGCGACATCAGCGACTTCAACCGGGGCAACATCAAGGCGCGTGTCCGGATGGTCACGCAGTACGCGCTCGCCGGCCATGACGGGATGCTGGTGATCGGCACGGACCACGCCGCCGAGGCTGTGACCGGCTTCTACACGAAGTTCGGCGACGGCGCGGCCGACATCCTCCCGCTCTCCGGGCTCAGCAAGCGGCAGGGGCGCTCGATGCTGCAGTTCCTCGACGCTCCGGATCGGCTGGCGTTCAAGGTGCCGACCGCCGACCTGCTCGACGGTCAACCGGGGCGCGCCGATGAGGATGAGCTCGGACTCACCTACGAGCAGATCGACGACTTCCTCGAAGGGCGCGACGTCGACCCCGAGGTCGCCGGCCGCATCGAGGCGAGGTACCTCGCGACGCAGCACAAGCGGCATCTTCCGGTGACTCCCGACGACACCTGGTGGCGCTGA
- a CDS encoding TM0106 family RecB-like putative nuclease: MRIDTQAQRVIWSASDLKAAAECEFAWCRAIDAKLGRVPAVEEPEDATLKRAAQLGDVHEQNVLARYIDDLGDENVHRVEKVSSVDAEALAAAIDETVTALRSDVQVVFQAAFATEEFVGFADFLRKDDDGRWRVQDSKLARKARVTALMQLAAYVDQLDRLGIARADEVDLILGDGTLSTHAVDDLLPLFQVRRARLRALIADRRIADGATGAPLAWGDDRGDLQVVACGRCATCEEQVLAHRDLLMVARMRPVQRARLRASGIETIDALAAAVEAPAGMNADTFEALRAQARLQLQADAEGVPTFDVHYAQAIHTLPLPSHGDIFFDFEGDPLYTEPAPDGEAHWGIDYLFGWVDNADQYSALWAHTFADEKRALEDFLDFVNARRLAHPGMHIYHYAPYETSHLVAMAARHGVREGEVDRLLREGVFVDLYPLVLRTVRVGSRSYSIKKLEPLYMGEDVRTSDVQKGDDSIVQYVAARELAAAGERAEADAVLADLADYNRYDCVSTRRLRNWLIDIARQQGVTPAPPDDADEVIYEPSPRSVALLADAERAVEDGDDGVVHRIAAAAIDYFPREAKSFWVSHFQRLREPVTMWDGTRDVVRIDRPSSVVRREWSIGEGRRVMSRDIEIRGEVSPGTTLGPGAQPFALYEVPAPFDTEVPSRAVHVPHTVTVSEVLDDGYLVTETAVQGQTWDELPLALTPAAPPRVVSLQGAIDEWADAVHLAAPGFPEDAATDILRRIPPRTVSGRALPEAGDDTVDAIVRGVLDLDRSYLAVQGPPGTGKTYTGSRVIARLVNEHGFKVGVVAQSHAIIETLLARVVADGVSPAQVAKAPKDPDADPPYTVIPKSGMASFLGEHAGEGAVVGGTAWDFSNTQRVGRAGLDLLVIDEAGQFSLASTIAVAAGAKRLLLLGDPQQLPQVSQGAHPEPVDTSALGWVMDGDPVVRPEYGYFLARSWRMHPFVAAPVSKLAYAGQLASAPGTERRSLDGIDPGLHVMPLRHRGNATQSPEEAAEVVRLVADLVGRTFTDNDPGASKRPLTQSDIIVVTPYNAQRQLVLDALADAGFPDVPVGTVDNFQGKEAVVSITSLAASSGRDAPRGPEFLLLQNRLNVAISRAQVVAYLIHSPALLDDLPYTPEGVARLSAFARLVGAAG, translated from the coding sequence GTGCGGATCGACACTCAGGCGCAGCGCGTCATCTGGAGCGCGAGCGACCTCAAGGCGGCCGCCGAATGCGAGTTCGCATGGTGTCGGGCGATCGACGCGAAGCTGGGGCGGGTGCCAGCCGTCGAAGAACCGGAAGACGCCACGCTGAAGCGCGCGGCGCAGCTCGGCGACGTGCACGAGCAGAACGTGCTCGCCCGCTACATCGACGATCTCGGTGACGAGAACGTCCACCGTGTCGAGAAGGTCTCGTCGGTCGACGCCGAAGCACTGGCCGCGGCGATCGATGAGACGGTGACCGCGCTGCGCTCAGACGTACAGGTCGTCTTCCAGGCCGCTTTCGCAACCGAGGAGTTCGTCGGCTTCGCCGATTTCCTCCGCAAAGACGACGACGGGCGCTGGCGGGTGCAGGACTCGAAGCTGGCGCGCAAGGCGCGTGTCACCGCCCTCATGCAGCTCGCGGCATATGTCGACCAGCTCGATCGCCTCGGCATCGCGCGTGCCGATGAGGTCGACCTCATCCTCGGCGACGGCACGCTCAGCACGCACGCCGTCGACGATCTCCTCCCGCTGTTCCAGGTGCGACGCGCGCGGCTGCGCGCACTCATCGCCGATCGGCGCATCGCCGACGGTGCGACGGGCGCTCCGCTGGCGTGGGGCGACGATCGCGGCGACCTCCAGGTCGTGGCCTGCGGGCGCTGCGCCACCTGCGAGGAGCAGGTGCTCGCGCACCGGGACCTTCTCATGGTCGCGCGGATGCGACCGGTGCAGCGGGCCCGGTTGCGGGCCTCCGGCATCGAGACGATCGACGCACTGGCTGCGGCCGTCGAGGCGCCGGCGGGCATGAACGCCGACACCTTCGAGGCCCTTCGCGCACAGGCCCGTCTGCAGTTGCAGGCGGACGCCGAGGGGGTGCCGACGTTCGACGTTCACTACGCGCAGGCGATCCACACTCTTCCGCTGCCCAGTCACGGCGACATCTTCTTCGACTTCGAGGGCGATCCGCTGTACACCGAGCCTGCTCCCGACGGCGAGGCCCACTGGGGGATCGACTACCTGTTCGGCTGGGTGGACAACGCCGACCAGTACTCGGCCCTGTGGGCGCACACGTTCGCCGACGAGAAGCGCGCGCTCGAGGACTTCCTCGACTTCGTGAACGCACGCAGGCTCGCACACCCCGGCATGCACATCTACCACTATGCGCCTTACGAGACCTCGCACCTGGTGGCCATGGCTGCGAGGCACGGTGTGCGCGAGGGCGAGGTCGACCGGCTGCTGCGCGAGGGGGTGTTCGTCGACCTCTACCCGCTCGTGCTGCGGACGGTGCGGGTCGGGTCCCGCTCGTACTCGATCAAGAAGCTCGAACCGCTCTACATGGGCGAAGACGTGCGCACCAGCGACGTGCAGAAGGGCGACGACTCCATCGTGCAGTACGTCGCGGCCCGCGAGCTCGCGGCGGCGGGGGAGAGGGCCGAGGCAGACGCCGTTCTGGCCGACCTCGCCGACTACAACCGCTACGACTGCGTCTCGACGCGGCGGTTGCGCAACTGGCTCATCGACATCGCCCGACAGCAGGGCGTGACGCCCGCACCGCCCGACGACGCCGACGAGGTCATCTACGAGCCGTCGCCCCGCTCGGTCGCGCTCCTCGCCGACGCGGAACGCGCTGTCGAGGACGGCGACGACGGGGTGGTGCACCGGATCGCCGCTGCGGCCATCGACTACTTCCCCCGCGAGGCGAAGAGCTTCTGGGTGTCGCACTTCCAGCGGCTGCGCGAACCGGTGACGATGTGGGACGGCACGCGAGACGTGGTGCGGATCGACCGTCCCTCATCGGTCGTGCGTCGGGAGTGGAGCATCGGCGAGGGGCGACGGGTGATGTCGCGCGACATCGAGATCCGCGGCGAGGTGTCACCCGGCACGACGCTCGGCCCGGGGGCTCAGCCGTTCGCGCTCTACGAGGTCCCGGCTCCGTTCGACACCGAGGTGCCGTCTCGTGCGGTCCATGTACCGCACACGGTCACGGTCTCCGAGGTGCTCGACGACGGCTACCTCGTCACCGAGACGGCCGTGCAGGGCCAGACCTGGGACGAGCTGCCGCTCGCGCTCACGCCGGCGGCGCCCCCACGTGTGGTCTCACTCCAGGGAGCCATCGACGAGTGGGCCGACGCCGTGCACCTGGCCGCTCCCGGTTTCCCAGAAGACGCCGCGACCGACATCCTGCGCCGTATCCCGCCACGCACGGTGTCGGGACGCGCACTGCCGGAGGCCGGTGATGACACCGTCGATGCCATCGTGCGCGGTGTGCTCGATCTCGACCGCAGCTATCTCGCCGTGCAGGGTCCTCCCGGCACAGGCAAGACCTATACAGGATCGCGGGTGATCGCACGCCTGGTGAATGAGCACGGCTTCAAGGTGGGTGTCGTCGCGCAGTCGCATGCCATCATCGAGACTCTCCTGGCAAGGGTCGTCGCCGACGGCGTCTCGCCGGCACAGGTGGCGAAGGCGCCGAAGGACCCGGATGCGGATCCGCCCTACACCGTGATCCCCAAGAGCGGTATGGCGTCGTTCCTCGGGGAGCACGCCGGCGAGGGGGCCGTCGTCGGCGGTACGGCGTGGGATTTCAGCAACACCCAGCGCGTCGGTCGGGCAGGACTCGACCTCCTCGTGATCGATGAAGCGGGGCAGTTCTCGCTCGCCTCGACGATCGCGGTCGCGGCCGGGGCAAAGCGGCTGCTCCTCCTCGGCGATCCGCAGCAGCTGCCGCAGGTGAGTCAGGGAGCCCACCCCGAGCCGGTGGACACATCCGCTCTCGGCTGGGTGATGGACGGCGATCCGGTCGTGCGTCCCGAGTACGGCTACTTCCTCGCGCGATCGTGGCGGATGCATCCCTTCGTCGCCGCGCCCGTATCGAAGCTCGCCTATGCCGGACAGCTCGCCTCGGCCCCTGGCACGGAGCGCCGATCGCTCGACGGCATCGACCCGGGCCTTCACGTCATGCCTCTTCGTCATCGCGGCAATGCGACCCAGTCTCCCGAAGAGGCCGCGGAGGTCGTGCGGCTCGTCGCCGACCTGGTCGGGCGCACCTTCACGGACAACGACCCCGGCGCCTCGAAGCGGCCTCTCACGCAGTCCGACATCATCGTCGTCACCCCTTACAACGCGCAGCGTCAGCTGGTCCTCGATGCGCTCGCCGATGCCGGGTTCCCCGACGTCCCGGTGGGCACCGTCGACAACTTCCAGGGCAAGGAGGCCGTCGTCTCCATCACCTCCCTGGCAGCATCGAGCGGTCGGGATGCGCCACGCGGGCCCGAATTCCTGCTGTTGCAGAATCGACTCAACGTGGCGATCTCCCGCGCCCAGGTCGTCGCCTACCTGATCCACTCGCCCGCGTTGCTGGACGATCTGCCGTACACGCCGGAGGGTGTGGCTCGCCTCAGCGCCTTCGCCCGTCTCGTCGGGGCAGCGGGATGA
- the upp gene encoding uracil phosphoribosyltransferase, producing MRVHVADHPLITHKLSVLRDARTPSPVFRQLTEELVTLLAYEATRNVKVSPIEITTPVTTTMGVKISEPRPIVVPILRAGLGMLEGLVKLLPTAEVGFLGMVRDETTFEPTTYAERLPDDLSDRQCFAIDPMLATGGSLAAAIQFLFDRGAKDVTAICLLGTPEGVAAIEAMAGDRDVTLVLGALDERLDEKGYIVPGLGDAGDRLYGTV from the coding sequence ATGCGTGTTCACGTGGCCGACCACCCTCTCATCACCCACAAGCTCTCGGTGTTGCGCGACGCGCGCACGCCGTCGCCGGTCTTCCGGCAGCTCACAGAGGAGCTCGTCACGCTGCTCGCGTACGAGGCGACTCGCAACGTGAAGGTCAGCCCGATCGAGATCACGACCCCGGTGACGACCACGATGGGTGTGAAGATCTCGGAGCCCCGCCCGATCGTGGTGCCGATCCTGCGCGCCGGTCTCGGCATGCTCGAAGGCCTCGTGAAGCTGCTCCCGACGGCCGAAGTCGGCTTCCTCGGCATGGTGCGCGACGAGACGACGTTCGAGCCGACGACCTACGCCGAGCGCCTGCCCGACGATCTGAGCGATCGCCAGTGCTTCGCGATCGACCCGATGCTGGCTACCGGTGGCTCGCTCGCCGCGGCGATCCAGTTCCTGTTCGACCGCGGCGCGAAGGACGTGACCGCGATCTGCCTGCTCGGAACCCCCGAGGGCGTCGCCGCGATCGAGGCCATGGCGGGCGACCGCGACGTGACTCTCGTGCTCGGCGCACTCGACGAGCGCCTCGACGAGAAGGGCTACATCGTTCCCGGGCTCGGCGACGCCGGCGACAGGCTCTACGGCACCGTCTGA
- a CDS encoding cation diffusion facilitator family transporter, with amino-acid sequence MSASGGNKAIVAAFLANMGIALAKFIAWALSGSASMLAEAIHSVADSGNQLLLMLGGRKARREADRAHPFGYGRERYVYAFVVSIILFSVGGLFAIYEGVEKLTNPHELDKTWWWLPLVVLVVAIGLESFSLRTAMRESNLVREKGQSWVSFVRRSKAPELPVVLLEDVGALTGLTFALLGVGLTLITGNPMFDALGTVMIGVLLVLIAIVLGVETKSLLVGEGATQADHDRIVDAINAGDEIEKIIHMKTLYLGPDELMVAAKIALNADKPLREAADDIDAIEARIREAVPVARIVYIEPDVYRPAIDPEPSTDVFVLKSSD; translated from the coding sequence ATGAGTGCATCCGGAGGCAACAAGGCCATCGTCGCGGCGTTCCTGGCGAACATGGGCATCGCCCTCGCGAAGTTCATCGCCTGGGCTCTCTCCGGATCCGCCTCGATGCTCGCCGAGGCCATCCACTCCGTCGCCGACTCGGGCAACCAGCTGCTGCTGATGCTGGGCGGACGCAAGGCCCGGCGCGAGGCCGACCGAGCGCACCCGTTCGGCTACGGCCGAGAGCGCTACGTGTACGCCTTCGTCGTCTCGATCATCCTCTTCTCGGTCGGTGGCCTCTTCGCGATCTACGAGGGCGTCGAGAAGCTCACGAACCCGCACGAGCTCGACAAGACATGGTGGTGGCTGCCGCTCGTGGTGCTCGTCGTCGCCATCGGACTCGAGTCGTTCTCGCTGCGCACCGCCATGCGCGAGAGCAACCTCGTGCGCGAGAAGGGCCAGTCGTGGGTGTCGTTCGTGCGACGCTCCAAGGCACCGGAGCTTCCCGTCGTGCTGCTGGAAGACGTGGGCGCACTCACCGGCCTCACGTTCGCGCTGCTCGGCGTCGGCCTCACCCTCATCACCGGCAACCCGATGTTCGACGCGCTCGGCACCGTCATGATCGGTGTGCTGCTGGTGCTGATCGCGATCGTGCTGGGCGTGGAGACGAAGAGCCTCCTGGTCGGAGAAGGCGCCACCCAGGCCGACCACGACCGCATCGTGGACGCGATCAACGCAGGCGATGAGATCGAGAAGATCATCCACATGAAGACCCTCTACCTCGGCCCCGACGAGCTGATGGTCGCGGCGAAGATCGCCCTCAACGCCGACAAGCCGCTGCGCGAGGCCGCCGACGACATCGATGCGATCGAGGCGCGGATCCGCGAGGCCGTGCCGGTGGCACGGATCGTCTACATCGAGCCGGACGTCTACCGCCCCGCGATCGACCCCGAGCCCTCGACCGACGTCTTCGTGCTCAAGTCCTCGGACTGA
- a CDS encoding phosphorylase family protein, whose product MKLLLAALDSELSAFPEELDGFDRLVSGPGKLQATYALTRALDAKVYDEIVVVGTAGAIDPDLAATVHEVGTAFQHDVTDLDGISGQHVSLPARVSTGRDGVLIATGDHFVEDAEVTAVIRPSGAALVDMETYAYIWVARQFDVPIRVFRAVSDQAEDGALTDWREAVARCSVQLREFIRSEYGV is encoded by the coding sequence GTGAAACTGCTGCTCGCTGCCCTCGACTCCGAACTGTCCGCATTCCCTGAGGAGCTCGACGGCTTCGACCGTCTCGTGAGCGGCCCCGGCAAGCTCCAGGCGACCTACGCCCTGACCCGCGCGCTCGACGCCAAGGTCTACGACGAGATCGTGGTCGTGGGCACGGCCGGCGCGATCGATCCCGACCTCGCGGCGACCGTCCACGAAGTCGGCACCGCGTTTCAGCATGACGTGACCGATCTCGACGGCATCTCGGGCCAGCACGTGTCACTGCCGGCACGTGTCTCGACCGGGCGCGACGGCGTGCTGATCGCCACCGGTGACCACTTCGTCGAGGACGCCGAAGTCACCGCCGTGATCCGTCCCTCGGGCGCGGCCCTGGTCGACATGGAGACCTACGCCTACATCTGGGTCGCCCGACAGTTCGATGTCCCGATCCGCGTGTTCCGCGCGGTGTCCGATCAGGCCGAAGACGGGGCGTTGACGGATTGGCGTGAGGCCGTCGCGCGCTGCAGCGTGCAGCTGCGCGAATTCATCCGCAGCGAGTACGGCGTCTGA
- a CDS encoding AAA family ATPase: MRLHRLEVEGFGPFRSRQTVDFDAFADDGIFLIAGRTGAGKSSILDAVCFGLYGGVPRYDGGEKRLRSDHCEPDDPSEVVVEFSTPTGRFRVTRSPEYLRPAKRGGGMTKQASAVALDEWTDAGWVGRAARAVDVAGELDEILQLSREQFLQVILLAQNRFSEFLLAGSRDRQALLRRLFGTQRFEDVQARFDERRREAEQALGARLATVEARVDEAERLVAADGLSGDGDDTEPEAPHVPSSIDERLGALRRARARADYRAERRASERIDAEKQSAAADEALAATREEQRAQRERDRARAALERLDSEVPVIEEARAELTAARAAEALRSTIAAAARAHAAFASASRDEQSARAAGEALGLAVDGDLDAWTAERTRESGAWQRARELEEAAPALDAEVRSAEAAVEAATLRIEAADAKRTALPEEIAALTTRRDETRRLADRVDDRQAALAAADVRREATREAERLRAAESALDLELTQATALHAAAQSALSQLRQRRTDGMAGELALTLRQEHPCPVCGSLDHPAPATHSDPVSLEDIALAEEARDAAAQKERQLASTSSTLRAESAAATARADGRDIEQAESEYGDAAAALSISRAALEDLTALDIQLGELVARAERLDAEREEDVRALAEAREQHALLRQRSAQAHELIVEARGGFDTVAARLADTESRISAAHALIQAITERTRRAEALVEAETERDAALAESVFDDVAAAEGALRSMAEQEALDARIAQHAVQREKERAVLFDLELRTLPEEPIDPAPAEQASAAARGAWTAAVDEAARAAGTAERLGGLIESASTEHARTADDAAEFEVLQNLADTIAGRGANTRKMTLETFVLAAELEEIVEAANRRLHDMSTGRYQLQHSDALAARGAASGLGIVVSDAFTGQTRPPQSLSGGETFLTSLALALGLAEVVTARAGGIRLDTLFIDEGFGSLDGDTLDVAMRTLDELRQGGRTVGIISHVEAMQEQIPAQLTVRALPNGPSIIEAR, encoded by the coding sequence ATGCGTCTTCATCGCCTGGAGGTCGAGGGGTTCGGCCCCTTCCGCTCGCGTCAGACGGTCGACTTCGACGCGTTCGCCGACGATGGCATCTTCCTGATCGCCGGACGGACCGGGGCGGGCAAATCCAGCATCCTCGACGCCGTCTGCTTCGGTCTCTACGGCGGAGTGCCACGATACGACGGCGGCGAGAAGCGCCTTCGGAGCGACCACTGCGAGCCCGACGATCCCTCAGAGGTGGTCGTCGAGTTCAGCACTCCCACCGGCCGGTTCCGGGTGACCCGTTCGCCCGAGTATCTGCGCCCGGCCAAGCGCGGCGGCGGCATGACCAAGCAGGCGTCGGCCGTGGCCCTCGACGAGTGGACGGATGCAGGGTGGGTCGGACGCGCCGCACGCGCGGTCGATGTCGCAGGCGAGCTCGACGAGATCCTCCAGCTCAGCCGGGAGCAGTTCCTGCAGGTGATCCTGCTCGCGCAGAACAGGTTCTCGGAGTTCCTGCTCGCGGGGAGCCGCGACCGCCAGGCGCTGCTGCGCAGGCTGTTCGGCACGCAGCGTTTCGAAGACGTGCAGGCGCGGTTCGATGAGCGTCGTCGGGAGGCGGAGCAGGCGCTCGGCGCTCGGCTCGCGACTGTCGAGGCCCGTGTCGACGAGGCCGAGCGCTTGGTGGCCGCCGACGGGTTGTCGGGAGACGGCGATGACACAGAGCCCGAGGCTCCACACGTGCCGTCGTCGATCGATGAGCGTCTCGGTGCCCTCCGACGGGCGAGGGCCCGCGCCGACTATCGCGCAGAGCGTCGAGCATCGGAGCGCATCGACGCGGAGAAGCAATCGGCGGCGGCCGATGAGGCGCTCGCCGCGACGCGCGAGGAGCAGCGTGCGCAGCGTGAGCGCGACCGCGCCAGGGCTGCGCTCGAACGCCTCGACTCCGAGGTGCCCGTCATCGAGGAGGCCCGCGCGGAGCTCACCGCGGCGCGCGCCGCCGAAGCGCTCCGTTCGACGATCGCCGCCGCGGCACGTGCACATGCGGCGTTCGCGAGCGCATCCCGAGACGAACAGAGCGCCCGTGCGGCAGGAGAGGCCCTCGGGCTCGCTGTGGATGGCGACCTGGACGCGTGGACGGCGGAGCGCACCAGGGAGAGCGGAGCCTGGCAGCGGGCGCGAGAACTCGAAGAGGCGGCGCCGGCACTCGACGCCGAGGTGCGATCGGCAGAGGCCGCGGTCGAAGCAGCGACTCTGCGCATCGAAGCCGCGGACGCGAAGCGCACCGCACTTCCCGAAGAGATCGCCGCGCTGACAACGAGACGAGACGAGACCCGGCGCCTCGCCGACCGTGTGGACGACCGACAGGCGGCCTTGGCTGCGGCAGACGTGCGTCGAGAGGCCACGCGGGAGGCGGAGCGGCTGCGTGCCGCCGAGAGCGCACTCGACCTCGAGCTCACGCAGGCCACCGCGCTGCATGCGGCTGCGCAGTCTGCCCTGTCTCAGCTGCGTCAGCGGCGAACCGACGGCATGGCCGGAGAACTCGCATTAACACTCCGACAGGAGCATCCCTGCCCTGTCTGCGGCTCGCTTGATCACCCGGCACCGGCCACGCATTCCGACCCCGTCTCGCTCGAAGACATCGCCCTCGCGGAAGAGGCGCGAGATGCCGCGGCGCAGAAGGAGCGGCAGCTGGCGTCGACATCCTCGACGCTGCGCGCCGAGTCGGCCGCCGCCACCGCCCGCGCCGACGGGCGGGACATCGAACAGGCCGAGAGCGAGTACGGTGATGCGGCTGCGGCGCTCTCGATCTCCCGTGCGGCCCTGGAAGACCTCACGGCGCTCGACATCCAGCTGGGCGAGCTCGTCGCCCGTGCCGAGCGGCTCGATGCCGAACGGGAAGAGGATGTGCGAGCCCTTGCGGAAGCACGAGAACAGCACGCTCTTCTGCGGCAGCGGAGCGCCCAGGCGCACGAACTGATCGTCGAGGCGCGGGGCGGATTCGACACCGTCGCCGCCCGGCTCGCCGACACGGAGTCGAGGATCTCCGCAGCACATGCGCTCATCCAGGCCATCACGGAGCGCACGCGCAGGGCCGAGGCGCTCGTCGAGGCGGAGACGGAGAGGGACGCGGCGCTCGCAGAGTCCGTGTTCGATGACGTGGCCGCCGCCGAGGGGGCGTTGCGTTCGATGGCGGAGCAGGAGGCCCTCGACGCGAGGATCGCCCAGCATGCCGTGCAGCGGGAGAAGGAACGGGCCGTCCTGTTCGATCTCGAACTGCGTACGCTGCCCGAGGAGCCGATCGACCCGGCGCCGGCTGAGCAGGCATCTGCCGCCGCCCGCGGCGCCTGGACAGCGGCCGTCGATGAAGCGGCGAGGGCGGCCGGCACGGCGGAACGGCTCGGAGGCCTGATCGAGTCGGCCTCGACCGAGCATGCCCGCACCGCCGACGACGCCGCGGAGTTCGAGGTGCTGCAGAACCTGGCCGACACGATCGCGGGCAGAGGCGCGAACACCCGCAAGATGACGCTCGAGACCTTCGTCCTCGCCGCCGAGCTCGAAGAGATCGTCGAGGCGGCCAACCGCCGGTTGCACGACATGTCGACGGGCCGCTACCAACTGCAGCACTCCGATGCACTGGCGGCTCGAGGTGCTGCGTCCGGTCTCGGGATCGTGGTCTCCGATGCCTTCACCGGTCAGACCCGACCGCCGCAGTCGCTGTCGGGGGGCGAGACGTTCCTCACCTCCCTCGCCCTCGCTCTGGGACTGGCCGAGGTCGTCACCGCACGCGCGGGCGGGATCCGCCTGGACACCCTCTTCATCGACGAGGGATTCGGCTCCCTCGATGGAGACACGCTCGACGTCGCGATGCGCACGCTCGACGAGTTGCGACAGGGAGGCCGGACGGTCGGGATCATCAGCCACGTCGAGGCCATGCAGGAGCAGATTCCCGCTCAGCTCACGGTGCGAGCGCTGCCGAACGGGCCCAGCATCATCGAGGCCCGCTGA